TGACGAGCCGCCGGATCCCGCATGAGGCCACGTCAGCGGCCGACACCGTCCGCAGCGCCGCCCGGCAGCTGCTCGACCTGCTGCGCGCGTACGCCGAGGGGGCCGTCCCACTCGGTATCGGCGTCGCCTGCGGCGGCTGGGTGGACCAGGACACGGGTACCGTCGTCGAGCACGCGATGCTCGGCTGGAAGCAGGTGCGAGTCGGCGAGCTGCTGGGCGAGTGCACCGGCCTGCCCGTCTACGTCGACAGTCACGCGCGGGCCCTGCTGCACGGTGAACGGCTCTTCGGCGCGGCCCGCGGCGCCCGCAGTGTGCTGCACCTGTTCGTCGGCAACGTCGTCGAAGCCGCCTTCGCGCTGGAAGACGCGGCGCACTACGGGCCGCGCTCCCAAGCCGGCGTCATCGCGCATCTGCCGCTCGCCGGCAGCGCCGAGCCCTGTCCGTGCGGACGAATCGGCTGCTTCCAGGCCTCGGTCTCGGAGCGCACGCTCGCCCTTCGCGCCGGGGAGATCGGCATCGCGGCGCCGGACGACTTCGCGGCGCTGCTCACCGCTGCCCGCAGGGGAAACGCGGGTGCCGTCGACCTCCTGGTCGAGCGCGCCCGCCTTATCGGACAGGGCGCCGCGATG
This genomic window from Actinospica robiniae DSM 44927 contains:
- a CDS encoding ROK family protein codes for the protein MQSPSSSRPGTTRRTTRVSAEARLATAGRREANAGAVLRAVLAHGPVARSTIARLTGLSPASMTGHCTDLIALGLLRDLPEQTRSNGLGRPHLPVDIDTARHVVGAVHIAVPHVTVAVLDLRGRVLTSRRIPHEATSAADTVRSAARQLLDLLRAYAEGAVPLGIGVACGGWVDQDTGTVVEHAMLGWKQVRVGELLGECTGLPVYVDSHARALLHGERLFGAARGARSVLHLFVGNVVEAAFALEDAAHYGPRSQAGVIAHLPLAGSAEPCPCGRIGCFQASVSERTLALRAGEIGIAAPDDFAALLTAARRGNAGAVDLLVERARLIGQGAAMLIDVFNPELVVVAEPAVRTLPSALAALRAEIASSSRIRIDTATRVVPSSFPGFTLAAAAGSAILDALYRNPLTVTPRRP